The following coding sequences are from one Paenibacillus sp. JDR-2 window:
- a CDS encoding DUF6376 family protein: MRTLTILLLVVSSMMLSACSLFESANQTVQYVDQTQGHINKLSDFAEQAPQMMQDAATNPETMQQLEDRLVALKEDIEQFNLLDAPAMAKDLHQQIIEKNQILLQEINDALANGHLALDQLQNSPIIQTITDITSLLNRIENLGL, encoded by the coding sequence ATGAGAACGCTGACGATACTCTTACTCGTCGTTTCGTCCATGATGTTAAGCGCTTGTTCTTTGTTTGAAAGTGCCAATCAAACCGTGCAATACGTGGATCAAACGCAGGGGCATATTAACAAATTGTCTGATTTTGCGGAGCAGGCACCCCAAATGATGCAAGATGCTGCGACCAATCCCGAAACGATGCAGCAGCTGGAGGACCGTCTAGTTGCGCTAAAAGAGGATATTGAACAGTTTAATCTATTGGACGCCCCCGCCATGGCAAAGGATCTGCATCAACAAATAATCGAGAAAAATCAAATATTGCTGCAGGAGATCAACGACGCCTTGGCTAATGGTCATCTCGCATTGGACCAGCTTCAGAACTCGCCTATCATACAAACGATTACGGATATAACGAGCTTGCTTAACCGTATCGAAAATTTAGGCTTATAA